A segment of the Colletotrichum destructivum chromosome 3, complete sequence genome:
ATGGCGTCTTCGTATGTCGACATCCGATTATCGCTGACGTTCTGTGCCCTTTTCTTGGGACACAAAAGAGGGCCGAGACACTAACTTTGACATGGCAGGTTCGGTGCGGCTTTTCGCTCTCTCTGGCACGATTTAACCAGCTACGACCGACGTACGTTTGGGACAACTTGGCAACCGCGCTTTCGGTATTTTTCATCATCAAACTGACGTATCCCAGACTCTACCATTGACTCCCCCCACCGAACCGGTCGACACGTTCCTCTGAACCGCCAGAGCGGCATTCTTACCTCCGTCGCGACCGCCTCTGAATCGCGCGCCGATGTCTCCGCCCCCTTTGCCGAAGACTACAATAGATTCTCCCGCGAGAACAGCTACCAAGGCGGTGGCATGCCCTACACCCCGACCAGTCCCAACCCGTCAGCGCCCTATTCCCCCGGTCTGAGGTCTCAATCTGCCCGACGCGAGAGCCAGCAGGATGGCTTCGAGCTGCAAGGTCCGGGAGATGTCCCTATGCAGTCTTTCCAGGACGgctctcctcccccgccccccgtTTCCCATTCGTGGAAGAAGATCGACGCCTGGGCCGAAGAGCACTACCCTGAGCTATGGGACCAGCTTTGCGAGGGCTGCACCGACAACGACCTCAACGAATTGGAGCATCAGCTGGACTGCTCTCTACCCCTCGACGTGAGAGAGTCGTTGATGATTCACGACGGCCAAGAGCGATTGGGAATGCCCACCGGCATTATCTTCGGCTCCATGCTACTTGACTGCGAGGAGATGGTTCAGGAGTGGGATCAGTGGCGCAAGGTCAACCACGAATTCCTCTCAGAAGCCGCCTACGCCCGGCCCGCCGCTTTGCCCAAAGCTCTCGGCAGCAGTAACCAGGCCTCTTCGTCCAGGACACCCGCGTCGCCTGCTGCCGCGAACAACGGTTCGTGGCGCCAGGAGCTCATCTCTCGCCAGGAGAGCATCCCTCCCAACGCAGTGCAGCGCTCCTATGCGCACCCAGCTTGGATTCCTCTTGTGCGCGACTGGGGTGGTAACAACTTGGCCGTGGATCTCGCTCCCGGCCCTAACGGAAGATGGGGACAGATCATTCTATTTGGTCGTGACTACGATACCAAATACGTCATTGCTCGCTCCTGGGCCCACTTCCTCGCCATGGTCGCCGACGATCTCTCCAGTGGCAAGTGGTTTGTGGATGAGGAGACCAACGAGCTCAAACTGCGGGAGTTTAAGGAGACACGTGTTGAGCCTCCCTACTTCGGTATTCTGCGATGGCGCGTGGACCAGAAGTATGGCCGTAGAGCTGCCAAGCGCAAGTCGGTCGTGGCCC
Coding sequences within it:
- a CDS encoding Putative Knr4/Smi1 family protein codes for the protein MASSFGAAFRSLWHDLTSYDRHSTIDSPHRTGRHVPLNRQSGILTSVATASESRADVSAPFAEDYNRFSRENSYQGGGMPYTPTSPNPSAPYSPGLRSQSARRESQQDGFELQGPGDVPMQSFQDGSPPPPPVSHSWKKIDAWAEEHYPELWDQLCEGCTDNDLNELEHQLDCSLPLDVRESLMIHDGQERLGMPTGIIFGSMLLDCEEMVQEWDQWRKVNHEFLSEAAYARPAALPKALGSSNQASSSRTPASPAAANNGSWRQELISRQESIPPNAVQRSYAHPAWIPLVRDWGGNNLAVDLAPGPNGRWGQIILFGRDYDTKYVIARSWAHFLAMVADDLSSGKWFVDEETNELKLREFKETRVEPPYFGILRWRVDQKYGRRAAKRKSVVAPNRAGSPAGSGANSPYASPTTEPNGEQRGRSMQRLGGTSPMASPIRPGYGKSSPLARVAEETPLPDLEANGLKPTKLVEVETPRPSEDNGKGSRVSLLSHVETAEGEGKENHNPAAKTNGKANGKQPEVLEESMKEIEI